Proteins from a genomic interval of Bradyrhizobium sp. CCGB01:
- a CDS encoding glycosyltransferase family 2 protein: protein MFPTAPDDLSILTIDIGILLGLLVIARLLDPLCARDRILFGATSAAFLILYALWRWNDTLPPFELSAQSLWPRLFIAFESLAILYTLISIVILFRSSDRTAQADAAEQLLSAKNRHPAVDIFICTYDEPLEILERSILSALALDYANATVWVLDDQRRDWLREYCERVGARHLTRPDNKGAKAGNLNNGLATTARATNAPVILVLDADFAPRRDFLKRTVGLLLSDPEVAIVQTPQFYYNADPIQHNLLAEKSWVDDQRFFFDIFQPAKDAWGCAFCVGTSFVVRRDRLEEIGGFPDQAITEDINLTYTMLAHGYRTSWLNEPLSFGLSAEGIPEYVTQRTRWCLGTIQVALLRNGPLLGPGFSFTQRWHYLHGMLNWLSKPFMVLLLIAPTIYWFGGLPAFEADYHSFLRYGVPALLGQIIYMGWISRARTLPLFMEATHAITCFAVTATLLSAVVKPFGRPFKITDKGGDRSAPRIHWKLAAIFGMIAASSAASIIWALISPYAASEISSLDFFNLLWAGIAMLIAFIAFLVCFELPRPGHMFETDEAVWLSGEGKVLSCRLLAMSPTSVRFSGADGGALELAGWRYKIHLEGLGWTDMSMVSRSGNTVLARLEPSAEQHQRLVVRLFSASHGNIAGVASLRGALAGLLRRGFIGV from the coding sequence ATGTTCCCCACCGCCCCCGATGATCTTTCGATCCTGACCATCGACATCGGAATTCTGCTCGGGCTTCTGGTGATAGCGCGACTGCTGGACCCGCTGTGTGCCAGAGACCGTATCCTGTTCGGGGCGACGAGCGCGGCGTTTCTGATCCTTTATGCACTGTGGCGATGGAACGATACGCTGCCGCCGTTCGAGCTGTCGGCGCAAAGTCTTTGGCCGCGGCTCTTCATTGCCTTCGAGTCACTGGCCATCCTGTACACGCTGATCTCTATCGTGATCCTGTTCCGCAGCTCGGACCGCACCGCGCAAGCCGACGCGGCGGAGCAGCTTCTGTCCGCAAAAAATCGCCATCCCGCCGTCGACATCTTCATCTGCACCTATGACGAACCGCTCGAAATCCTCGAGCGGTCGATCCTGAGCGCACTGGCGCTCGACTATGCCAATGCGACAGTCTGGGTGCTTGATGACCAGAGGCGCGACTGGCTGCGGGAATATTGCGAGCGCGTTGGCGCGCGTCATCTGACCCGGCCTGACAACAAGGGCGCCAAGGCCGGGAACCTCAATAACGGGTTGGCCACGACCGCCCGCGCGACCAACGCGCCTGTCATTCTGGTGCTCGATGCGGATTTTGCGCCCCGGCGGGACTTTTTGAAACGCACGGTCGGCCTGCTGCTGTCCGATCCGGAGGTTGCGATCGTGCAGACTCCGCAATTTTACTACAACGCCGATCCGATCCAGCATAATCTGCTGGCGGAGAAGAGTTGGGTCGACGATCAACGCTTCTTCTTCGACATCTTCCAACCGGCCAAGGACGCGTGGGGCTGCGCGTTCTGCGTCGGCACCTCCTTTGTCGTTCGCCGCGACCGGCTCGAGGAAATCGGCGGCTTTCCCGATCAGGCAATCACCGAGGATATCAACCTCACCTACACCATGCTGGCGCACGGCTACCGCACATCCTGGCTGAACGAGCCGCTCAGTTTCGGACTTTCAGCCGAAGGCATCCCGGAATACGTCACCCAGCGCACGCGCTGGTGCCTCGGCACCATACAGGTCGCCCTGCTGCGTAACGGCCCGCTGCTCGGCCCCGGCTTCAGCTTCACCCAGCGCTGGCACTATCTTCACGGCATGCTAAACTGGCTCTCCAAACCCTTCATGGTGCTGCTATTGATCGCACCGACGATCTATTGGTTCGGCGGGCTGCCCGCGTTCGAAGCCGATTACCACTCCTTCCTGCGCTATGGCGTGCCGGCGCTGCTCGGGCAGATTATCTACATGGGCTGGATATCGCGCGCGCGGACGCTGCCTTTGTTCATGGAAGCCACCCACGCCATCACCTGCTTTGCGGTGACCGCAACGCTGCTGAGCGCCGTCGTCAAGCCGTTCGGCCGCCCCTTCAAAATTACCGACAAAGGCGGCGACCGATCGGCGCCGCGCATCCACTGGAAGCTCGCCGCCATCTTCGGGATGATCGCCGCAAGTTCTGCCGCGAGCATCATATGGGCGTTGATCTCGCCCTACGCCGCCAGCGAGATTTCCTCGCTAGATTTCTTCAACCTGCTCTGGGCCGGCATCGCGATGCTGATCGCTTTCATCGCGTTTCTCGTCTGCTTCGAATTGCCTCGTCCCGGCCACATGTTCGAGACGGACGAGGCTGTCTGGCTCTCGGGCGAAGGAAAGGTCTTGTCGTGCCGCCTGCTCGCGATGTCGCCGACCTCGGTGCGCTTCTCGGGTGCGGACGGCGGGGCGCTTGAGCTGGCCGGCTGGCGCTACAAAATTCACCTGGAAGGGCTGGGATGGACCGACATGTCCATGGTCTCGCGATCCGGCAACACGGTGCTCGCGCGGCTTGAGCCGAGTGCGGAACAACATCAGCGTCTGGTGGTACGGCTCTTCAGCGCGTCCCACGGTAACATCGCCGGCGTCGCCAGCCTTCGAGGCGCGCTGGCCGGGTTGCTACGTCGCGGATTTATTGGCGTCTAG